A single window of Halobacterium jilantaiense DNA harbors:
- a CDS encoding DUF3311 domain-containing protein, translating into MVSRSALAWAACFAVLLALAIPWFLWRSDALVAGLPVWLWWHVAWMGVTAVAFAAFARRDWGLFVEVDQR; encoded by the coding sequence ATGGTGTCTCGGAGCGCACTGGCGTGGGCGGCCTGCTTCGCCGTCCTGCTCGCACTCGCAATCCCGTGGTTCCTCTGGCGCAGCGACGCGCTCGTCGCCGGCCTCCCGGTCTGGCTGTGGTGGCACGTCGCCTGGATGGGCGTCACCGCCGTCGCGTTCGCCGCGTTCGCGCGCCGCGACTGGGGGCTGTTCGTCGAGGTGGACCAGCGATGA
- a CDS encoding sodium:solute symporter family protein, protein MTGGSLVELGVVTAYMLVALAVGLVAYRVTDRSAEDYYLAGRGLGTGVLLFTTFATLLSAFTFFAGPNIAYQNGPEWILVMGLMDGVLFGLLWYFLGYRQWLLGRENGYVTLGEMLGDRFGSRGLRGLVAGVSIFWLFPYVMLQQIGAGEALVGLTGGAVPYWAGAGLITLFMVVYVGISGMRGVAWTDTLQGVFMLGITWVAFLWVATEIAGTGGGLAGALPAEFRALGGGAYSPQWMLSQAIGIAVGVAMFPQVNQRFFVANSERTLKRTFAVWPLLVVLLFVPAFLMGAWANGVGLALPANENIVPILLNEYTPGWFAALVVAGALAAMMSSSDSMLLSGSSYFTRDIYRPFVNADASERREDVLGRVGVAVFAIAAFGGSLLRPGSLLEVGSTAFGGFAQLAPPVALAMYWQRTTKAGMFAGIAGTQAFYLATVFGPTVTLGGVPILASSYFGWFAQVVGLGLGLVLTAGVSAVTTPATTENPTTYVDALRAD, encoded by the coding sequence ATGACTGGCGGTTCGCTCGTCGAACTCGGCGTCGTCACCGCCTACATGCTGGTGGCGCTCGCCGTCGGGCTCGTCGCGTACCGCGTCACCGACCGCAGCGCCGAGGACTACTACCTCGCGGGCCGCGGCCTCGGTACCGGCGTCCTCCTGTTCACGACGTTTGCCACGCTCCTGTCCGCGTTCACGTTCTTCGCCGGCCCGAACATCGCGTACCAGAACGGCCCCGAGTGGATTCTCGTCATGGGCCTCATGGACGGCGTCCTGTTCGGCCTGCTGTGGTACTTCCTCGGCTACCGGCAGTGGCTGCTCGGCAGGGAGAACGGCTACGTCACGCTCGGCGAGATGCTCGGCGACCGCTTCGGCTCCCGTGGGCTCCGCGGACTCGTCGCGGGCGTCAGCATCTTCTGGCTGTTCCCGTACGTGATGCTCCAGCAGATCGGCGCGGGCGAAGCCCTCGTCGGCCTGACCGGCGGGGCTGTCCCCTACTGGGCCGGCGCGGGTCTCATCACCCTGTTCATGGTCGTCTACGTCGGCATCTCGGGGATGCGCGGTGTCGCGTGGACGGACACCCTGCAGGGCGTGTTCATGCTCGGCATCACGTGGGTGGCGTTCCTCTGGGTCGCCACCGAAATCGCGGGCACCGGCGGCGGCCTCGCCGGCGCGCTCCCGGCGGAGTTCCGCGCGCTCGGCGGCGGCGCGTACTCACCGCAGTGGATGCTCTCGCAGGCCATCGGCATCGCCGTCGGCGTCGCGATGTTCCCGCAGGTGAACCAGCGGTTCTTCGTCGCGAACTCCGAGCGCACCCTCAAACGCACGTTCGCTGTCTGGCCGCTGCTCGTCGTGCTCCTGTTCGTCCCGGCGTTCCTGATGGGCGCGTGGGCGAACGGCGTCGGCCTCGCGCTCCCGGCCAACGAGAACATCGTCCCCATCCTCCTGAACGAGTACACGCCCGGCTGGTTCGCGGCGCTCGTCGTCGCCGGCGCGCTCGCCGCGATGATGTCCTCCAGCGACTCGATGCTGCTGTCGGGCTCGTCGTACTTCACGCGGGACATCTACCGGCCGTTCGTCAACGCCGACGCCTCCGAGCGCCGCGAGGACGTGCTCGGGCGGGTCGGCGTCGCCGTCTTCGCCATCGCCGCGTTCGGCGGCAGCCTCCTCCGCCCGGGCAGCCTGCTCGAAGTCGGGTCGACCGCGTTCGGCGGGTTCGCGCAGCTCGCGCCGCCGGTCGCGCTCGCGATGTACTGGCAGCGCACCACGAAGGCCGGCATGTTCGCGGGTATCGCCGGCACACAGGCGTTCTACCTCGCGACCGTCTTCGGCCCGACGGTCACGCTCGGCGGCGTCCCGATACTCGCGTCGTCGTACTTCGGGTGGTTCGCGCAGGTCGTCGGGCTCGGCCTCGGCCTCGTGCTCACTGCCGGCGTCTCCGCCGTCACGACTCCGGCCACCACCGAGAACCCGACCACCTACGTCGACGCGCTGCGCGCCGACTAA
- a CDS encoding helix-turn-helix domain-containing protein: MSKWLESGLRRDICVVVAGEGNPTQQSVKRAVERKNDDRIDPKRFRGAVQKLESGGLVEREQDGLHDRLSLTDGGEKRLRAHREWVAEYLGD; the protein is encoded by the coding sequence ATGAGCAAGTGGCTGGAGTCCGGGCTGCGGCGAGACATCTGCGTCGTGGTGGCTGGCGAAGGGAACCCCACCCAGCAGTCCGTGAAGCGCGCGGTCGAGCGGAAGAACGACGACCGCATCGACCCGAAGCGGTTCCGCGGCGCGGTCCAGAAGCTGGAGTCCGGGGGGCTCGTGGAGCGCGAACAGGACGGCCTCCACGACCGGCTCTCGCTCACGGACGGCGGCGAGAAACGGCTGCGCGCGCACCGCGAGTGGGTGGCCGAGTACCTCGGAGATTAG
- a CDS encoding HFX_2341 family transcriptional regulator has translation MQTHVVPVGFDYDRLIAPLVREQLTVDRVILLEGAVGSQANVEYSQRISEKLEQDFRNLLGAETERVSVVDVYDYDAAFEQAFALIEDELDADPEGEVWVNIASMPRTVSFAFATAAHSMMVERPEDRDRIHTYYTAPEKYLETELAEELRASADLLEAVADGGLGDGIDGADLEERLTAARDLLSEFDERGTTIGAKRIGGSHIVELPVASFSNVKPFEELILFTLGEHGEFESVSELASALADDLNEEYTDSFRSKVTYTVDKLGPGGKGYVEREEHGKSYRTRLSRIGELWVRAHHQDGN, from the coding sequence ATGCAGACGCACGTCGTGCCGGTCGGTTTCGACTACGACCGGCTCATCGCGCCACTCGTGCGCGAGCAGTTGACCGTCGACCGCGTGATTCTCCTGGAGGGCGCGGTGGGGAGTCAGGCGAACGTGGAGTACAGCCAGCGCATCTCCGAGAAACTCGAACAGGACTTCCGGAACCTGCTCGGGGCGGAGACCGAGCGCGTCTCGGTCGTGGACGTCTACGACTACGACGCCGCGTTCGAGCAGGCGTTCGCGCTTATCGAGGACGAACTCGACGCCGACCCGGAGGGCGAGGTCTGGGTGAACATCGCGTCGATGCCCCGCACCGTCTCGTTCGCGTTCGCGACGGCCGCCCACTCGATGATGGTCGAGCGCCCGGAGGACCGCGACCGCATCCACACGTACTACACGGCCCCCGAGAAGTACCTGGAGACCGAACTGGCCGAGGAGCTGCGGGCGAGCGCCGACCTGCTGGAGGCCGTCGCAGACGGCGGCCTCGGGGACGGCATCGACGGGGCGGACCTCGAGGAGCGCCTGACGGCCGCCCGCGACCTGCTCTCGGAGTTCGACGAGCGAGGGACCACCATCGGAGCGAAACGCATCGGCGGCAGCCACATCGTGGAACTGCCGGTGGCGTCGTTCTCGAACGTCAAACCGTTCGAGGAGCTCATCTTGTTCACGCTCGGCGAGCACGGCGAGTTCGAGTCCGTGAGCGAACTCGCGTCCGCGCTCGCCGACGACCTGAACGAGGAGTACACGGACAGCTTCCGGTCGAAGGTCACGTACACCGTCGACAAGCTCGGCCCGGGCGGGAAGGGGTACGTCGAGCGCGAGGAACACGGCAAGTCGTACCGGACGCGGCTCTCCCGAATCGGCGAACTCTGGGTGCGCGCGCACCACCAAGACGGGAACTGA
- a CDS encoding DsrE family protein: MNAPHGVVVHVTSDEASDWQTALRNLANLVRDDTVELRPEQIQLVVNGPAVRFLLATSPEAPSVRRMAEAGVVLKVCGNSLERFDHDEADLAEGVDAIGSGVAEVVRAQQHGANYLKLP, from the coding sequence ATGAACGCTCCACACGGAGTCGTCGTCCACGTCACGAGCGACGAGGCGAGCGACTGGCAGACGGCCCTCCGGAACCTCGCGAATCTGGTCCGGGACGACACCGTCGAACTGCGACCCGAACAGATACAGCTCGTGGTCAACGGACCCGCGGTGCGGTTCCTGCTCGCGACCTCGCCGGAGGCCCCGAGCGTCCGGCGGATGGCCGAGGCCGGGGTCGTGCTGAAGGTCTGTGGCAACTCCCTGGAGCGGTTCGACCACGACGAAGCCGACCTCGCCGAGGGCGTGGACGCCATCGGCTCCGGCGTCGCGGAGGTAGTGCGCGCACAGCAGCACGGCGCGAACTACCTGAAGCTCCCGTAG
- a CDS encoding enolase-like domain-containing protein codes for MYDAVADLPLTVESVDLKRRARQTPAFERVSTVVALRGDGTTGRGEDVTYEIEHHDDLLDADPDLGSALAGDWTFSEFSERLDEVDLWPAGQPERRDFVDYRRWGFEAAALDLALRQAGETLADRLDATHDPVRFVVSSRLPEGDTERVETLLSRSPDAELKLDPTSDWPEATFDYLRETDAVRILDLKGAYEGTDVDQAPDPDLYRRVFEGFPDAVVEDPAVTDDTRAVVEPHADRVSWDAPIHSLDDVRAQPVAPDWLNVKPSRFGTVESLFETVSWADEHGVTMYGGGQFELDAGRGQIQELAALFYTDGPNDVAPGVFNDPELPEEPPTSPLAVPSDHVGFGY; via the coding sequence ATGTACGACGCAGTCGCCGACCTCCCGCTGACCGTCGAGTCCGTCGACCTGAAGCGACGGGCGCGCCAGACGCCCGCCTTCGAGCGCGTGTCTACAGTCGTCGCCCTGCGCGGGGACGGGACGACCGGTCGCGGTGAGGACGTGACCTACGAGATCGAGCACCACGACGACCTGCTGGACGCCGACCCCGACCTGGGCAGCGCGCTCGCCGGCGACTGGACGTTCAGCGAGTTCTCCGAGCGCCTCGACGAGGTGGACCTCTGGCCGGCCGGGCAGCCCGAGCGCCGGGACTTCGTGGACTACCGGCGCTGGGGGTTCGAGGCCGCCGCGCTCGACCTGGCGCTCCGGCAGGCCGGCGAGACGCTCGCCGACCGCCTCGACGCGACCCACGACCCCGTGCGGTTCGTCGTCAGCAGCCGGCTCCCGGAGGGCGACACCGAGCGCGTCGAGACACTGCTCTCGCGCTCCCCGGACGCCGAACTCAAGCTCGACCCCACGAGCGACTGGCCCGAAGCGACGTTCGACTACCTCCGGGAGACCGACGCCGTCCGCATCCTCGACCTCAAGGGAGCCTACGAGGGGACGGACGTCGACCAGGCCCCCGACCCCGACCTCTACCGGCGCGTCTTCGAGGGCTTCCCGGACGCCGTGGTGGAGGACCCGGCCGTGACCGACGACACTCGCGCGGTCGTCGAACCGCACGCCGACCGCGTCTCCTGGGACGCCCCCATCCACAGCCTCGACGACGTGCGCGCACAGCCAGTCGCGCCGGACTGGCTGAACGTCAAGCCCTCGCGGTTCGGCACGGTCGAGTCACTGTTCGAGACGGTTTCGTGGGCCGACGAGCACGGCGTCACGATGTACGGCGGCGGCCAGTTCGAACTCGACGCCGGCCGCGGCCAGATTCAGGAACTCGCGGCCCTCTTCTACACGGACGGCCCGAACGACGTCGCGCCCGGCGTCTTCAACGACCCCGAACTCCCCGAGGAACCGCCAACGAGCCCGCTTGCGGTCCCGAGCGACCACGTCGGCTTCGGCTACTGA
- a CDS encoding DUF1405 domain-containing protein, with protein MSTRDAAAESSSRGDGLPWYVAPLPERLEDLALRLAWVIAAINFAGTAFGFWYYRFQLADTPLAAWVLVPDSPVATLFIALSLTAYKLDWDADWLHALAFFGCLKLGLWTPFVQLVVNGQGALWWGMYWFLVVSHFGMAVEAFVVHRYATFSVPAVGLALAWYGGNDLVDYFLRVLDGPHHTVLRGEQVVGSGFDHSLYAHDLAAACAVALTMLAVFLALATRVAYLRRGD; from the coding sequence ATGTCGACCCGCGACGCCGCCGCCGAGTCCTCGTCCCGCGGCGACGGCCTCCCCTGGTACGTCGCGCCGCTCCCCGAGCGACTGGAGGACCTCGCGCTCCGGCTGGCGTGGGTCATCGCCGCAATCAACTTCGCCGGCACCGCGTTCGGCTTCTGGTACTACCGGTTCCAGCTCGCGGACACGCCGCTGGCGGCGTGGGTGCTGGTCCCCGACAGCCCGGTCGCGACGCTGTTCATCGCGCTCTCACTGACGGCGTACAAGCTCGACTGGGACGCCGACTGGCTGCACGCGCTGGCGTTCTTCGGCTGTCTCAAGCTCGGGCTGTGGACGCCGTTCGTCCAGCTCGTCGTGAACGGACAGGGCGCGCTCTGGTGGGGGATGTACTGGTTCCTCGTCGTGAGCCACTTCGGAATGGCCGTCGAGGCGTTCGTCGTCCACCGCTACGCCACCTTCTCGGTGCCCGCCGTGGGGCTGGCGCTCGCGTGGTACGGCGGCAACGACCTCGTGGACTACTTCCTGCGCGTCCTCGACGGCCCGCATCACACGGTGCTGCGCGGCGAACAGGTCGTCGGTAGCGGCTTCGACCACTCGCTGTACGCCCACGACCTCGCGGCGGCCTGCGCCGTCGCGCTCACGATGCTCGCCGTCTTCCTCGCGCTCGCCACTCGCGTCGCGTATCTGCGGCGCGGTGACTGA
- a CDS encoding formate/nitrite transporter family protein, translated as MTADDAPADLSGTSPRGEPDDEEGIRDAVERSRAGAPAVGSVVRDRFTSDEIFQRIIAAADEEITSGSRELFFSALAAGFAITITFMLYVSLTASTGGDPVLSALLYPLGFIYIIIGGYQLYTENTLPPVALTLERLASVPALLRNWVVVLAGNFLGGALGALALAYGGVISPEAAAVAVSLGEKGVSTAWWSLFSKAAFAGLIVAGVVWVEYAARDTISRLVVVYIAFLAIPLGGLYHSVVSFTEMVYLVLQGDLLVSTGLYEFVLPVLLGNTAGGVVLVTVVNYFQTTEHRLASARFEGADRQLSVREWLLGGLVGRSYVPLIDTAETEAGGDDYRIVVPISNPRTETRLVELACTLASQTPDATVHVVHIVQMPDRKPRGYRLDQRERIVENSDELMGDMREVAADFDVRCETSTVVSHRSFQELFDVAERKRADLVVMGWGEDRLWSNGRAERPLDELTNSLPADVLVFRDRGLDASRILVPVADNAHADLNARVARALRETAQSEITLLRVAPDPDGREEARNFLDAWAAEHDLGDAEIVVDDSGDVEGAIAARFDDHTMLLVGATEQGLLSRLLTDSLHFGVVADFDGSVVLAEAATARSIRRRIFGR; from the coding sequence ATGACAGCCGACGACGCGCCGGCGGACCTGTCGGGGACGTCTCCGAGGGGCGAGCCGGACGACGAGGAAGGCATCCGGGACGCCGTCGAGCGCTCGCGGGCCGGCGCGCCGGCCGTCGGCTCGGTGGTCAGAGACCGGTTCACGTCGGACGAGATCTTCCAGCGCATCATCGCCGCCGCCGACGAGGAGATTACGTCCGGGAGCCGCGAGCTGTTCTTCAGCGCGCTCGCAGCCGGCTTCGCCATCACCATCACGTTCATGCTGTACGTCTCGCTGACGGCTTCGACCGGCGGCGACCCCGTCCTGAGCGCGCTGCTGTACCCGCTGGGGTTCATCTACATCATCATCGGCGGCTACCAGCTGTACACCGAGAACACGCTGCCACCGGTCGCACTCACGCTCGAACGGCTCGCCAGCGTCCCCGCGCTGTTACGGAACTGGGTCGTCGTGCTCGCTGGGAACTTTCTGGGCGGCGCGCTCGGTGCGCTCGCACTCGCGTACGGCGGCGTCATCTCCCCCGAGGCCGCCGCAGTCGCGGTCTCCCTCGGCGAGAAGGGCGTCTCGACGGCGTGGTGGAGCCTGTTCTCGAAGGCGGCGTTCGCGGGGCTCATCGTCGCGGGCGTCGTCTGGGTGGAGTACGCCGCCCGCGACACCATCTCGCGGCTGGTCGTCGTCTACATCGCCTTCCTCGCCATCCCGCTCGGCGGGCTCTACCACTCCGTCGTCTCCTTCACGGAGATGGTCTACCTCGTGCTGCAGGGCGACCTCCTCGTCTCGACCGGGCTCTACGAGTTCGTGCTCCCAGTGTTGCTCGGGAACACCGCCGGTGGCGTCGTGCTGGTCACGGTCGTGAACTACTTCCAGACGACCGAACACCGCCTCGCGTCGGCGCGCTTCGAGGGCGCGGACCGCCAGCTCTCGGTCCGCGAGTGGCTACTCGGCGGCCTCGTCGGGCGGTCCTACGTCCCCCTCATCGACACCGCCGAGACCGAGGCGGGCGGCGACGACTACCGCATCGTCGTCCCCATCTCGAACCCCCGCACCGAGACTCGGCTCGTCGAGTTGGCGTGTACGCTCGCCAGCCAGACGCCGGACGCCACCGTCCACGTCGTCCACATCGTCCAGATGCCCGACCGCAAACCCCGGGGGTACCGCCTCGACCAGCGCGAGCGCATCGTCGAGAACTCCGACGAACTCATGGGCGACATGCGCGAGGTCGCGGCGGACTTCGACGTCCGATGCGAGACCTCGACAGTCGTCTCCCACCGCTCGTTCCAGGAGCTGTTCGACGTCGCCGAGCGCAAGCGCGCGGACCTCGTCGTGATGGGCTGGGGCGAGGATCGCCTCTGGTCGAACGGCCGCGCCGAGCGCCCGCTCGACGAACTCACGAACAGCCTGCCGGCGGACGTGCTGGTGTTCCGCGACCGCGGTCTCGACGCCTCCCGCATCCTCGTTCCCGTCGCCGACAACGCCCACGCCGACCTGAACGCCAGGGTCGCGCGAGCGCTCCGCGAGACCGCGCAGTCCGAAATCACGCTGCTCCGGGTCGCTCCGGACCCCGACGGCCGCGAGGAGGCCCGTAATTTCCTCGACGCGTGGGCCGCCGAACACGACCTCGGGGACGCCGAAATTGTCGTCGACGACTCCGGGGACGTCGAGGGCGCTATCGCCGCGCGCTTCGACGACCACACGATGCTGCTCGTCGGCGCGACCGAACAGGGCCTGCTGTCGCGGCTGCTCACCGACTCCCTGCACTTCGGCGTGGTCGCCGACTTCGACGGCTCCGTCGTGCTCGCGGAGGCCGCGACCGCCCGGAGCATCCGGCGTCGCATCTTCGGCCGGTAG